The Couchioplanes caeruleus nucleotide sequence GCTGCTCGACGTGCCGCCCGACCACCAGGTGGTGGCCGCGCGGATGCTGCGGGTGTTCGCCCCGCAGCTGCCCCTGTACGGCATCGGCATCGTGCTGACCGGGGTGCTGCAGGCTCACCACCGCTTCGCCTGGCCGGTGATCGCTCCGCTGCTGTCCAGCGTGACCGTCATGGGGGCGTACCTGAGCTATGCGGTGGTGGACGGCGCGCGGACGGACTTCGCCGGGCTGAGCCGCACCGGCGAGCTGATCCTGTCCGCCGGTACGACGCTGGGCGTGGTCGTGCTCGCGTTGTGCTTGCTGATCCCGCTGAGCCGGCTGCACCTGCGACTGAGGCCGGCTTACCGGTTCCCGGGCGACGAGGGCAGCCGGGCGCTGCGGCTCGGCTGGGCCGGGGCGGTCACCGTGGGGTCGCAGCAGATTCTGGTGCTGGTCGTCGTGGCGGTGTCCGTGGGCGGGGCGCTGACGGCGTACAACGCGGCGCAGACGGTGTTCCTGCTGCCCTGGGCCGTGCTGGCGGTGCCGCTGGCCACGGCCGTCTACCCCCGGCTGGCCGCCGCGGTGGCCCGCGGGGACGACGACGCGTACGCGGAATCGCTGGCCGCCACCGCCCGCCCGGTCGTGCTGCTCGCCTGCCTCGGCGCCGCCGCGATCGCCGCCCTGGCGTGGCCGGTGGCGTACCTGGTCGGGGCTCCCGCCGCCGCGCCCGGCATCGTCGCCTTCGCACCCGGCCTGCCCGGGTACGCGCTGTTCGCCCTGCTGTCGCGAGCCCTGTACGCCCGCGGCGCCACGGTGGCCGCCGCGACCGCCACCGCCGCCGGGTGGGGCATCGCCGCCGTGGCCGCCGTCGCGCTCTCCGCGGTGCTGCCCGCCGACCGGCAGATCATCGGACTCGGCGCCGCCAACGCGGTCGGCATGTCGGCGATCGGGCTGCTGCTGGGGCTGGCCGTACGCCGCCACGCCGGCCCCCGGTCGCTCACGGGACTGCCGCGGGCCGCCGCCGTGGG carries:
- the murJ gene encoding murein biosynthesis integral membrane protein MurJ, producing the protein MTSTARTRAGVAGAAAVITVLTVVSRLAGFGRTFVFLHTVGADGLANVYNAANTIPNIVFELVAGGALASLVVPLIAGAAETGDRERVGAVASALLTWVLTLMVPLAVLVALLAGPIAGLLDVPPDHQVVAARMLRVFAPQLPLYGIGIVLTGVLQAHHRFAWPVIAPLLSSVTVMGAYLSYAVVDGARTDFAGLSRTGELILSAGTTLGVVVLALCLLIPLSRLHLRLRPAYRFPGDEGSRALRLGWAGAVTVGSQQILVLVVVAVSVGGALTAYNAAQTVFLLPWAVLAVPLATAVYPRLAAAVARGDDDAYAESLAATARPVVLLACLGAAAIAALAWPVAYLVGAPAAAPGIVAFAPGLPGYALFALLSRALYARGATVAAATATAAGWGIAAVAAVALSAVLPADRQIIGLGAANAVGMSAIGLLLGLAVRRHAGPRSLTGLPRAAAVGIVAAVAAGFAGWGVAEALRHVSGGTPAAGTSLLQGMLGGIAVAVVFAAVAYPPARRDLHPLVSRVTGRNRR